The window CCTCCATCTTGGTAAGATACCCTCCCACCACCTAGAGATGGGGAAACAGGCCCAAAGGGCAGGCAACttagcccaaggtcacatgggAAATTAGTATCTAGGTCAGAACTGAAACGTAGCTTCCTAATGCCCAATGCAGGATCATCCCCACCCCTGTCCTACCAGTTCTTCCTTGAGCGTAAGCGGATTGGGAGCACAGTCCTTAGGGATTTGAAGGAGGTAGAGTTCCCGGATGACCTGCCCAAAGGGGAAATGCCAGAGGAGAGGTAAGATAGAGAGAGGGGCAGCAGGACCCTGGGAAAGAAGACAGGCCAGCAGTCAAGGGGCCTGAACACCTCAGCCTTCCCGCTCTGACTGCCCGAACTCGGGTCCCCACCCACTAGGTAAACTTCATCCTGTTTATTTGCATCATCCGAATCCTGCTTCAGAAACTGCGGCCCCCAGATATCAGGAAGAGTGACAGCAGTCCATACTCGTGAGTGTGGGCCTAGTGCCTCAGCCCCCAGTACCTCCATCCCCAGTCCTCAAATCATCCCACATCTCCTTGAAGTCCTCCCACCCCAAACATCCAGAGTCACCAAAGAGCCACATTGTTCTTTCCCACCTCCACCATGGCCTGGCTCAGCCCACCACCATCCCCTGCTCCAGCCCCACCCTCACCAGGCTGCACTCAGAGCCCTGCATGCTTCTCCTGCCCACACTCACCTAGCATCCTTCCCAGGTATGCATCTGCTGCCAAGCCAGGGAGCTCAAGAGGACACCGATGACCTGTGTCTTGTTCATACCATGTGCCCAGTCCCTGGCATGTGCCTCACATGGAAAAAGGGTGCAATAAACACATAGTAGATGAATGCCCTGGGGGAGACCCCAGTCCACCAATGAGACAGCCATGTTCGGGACTCAGTATTCCTCAGTAATAATGATGACACCTGCAGTTTACATGCCAGGCACACGCTAAGGGATTTCCATGCATCATGTCATTTCATCCACACAGTCCCCTGCAAAATTATCTTTACTTTACAGGGAGGAAATGACATACACTCCCTTCTCCTTGAGGGTTTTGGAGCAGGTCACCATGGGCAGGGAGAAGGGGGCACAATGTCCATGGACCAGGGCTTGGAAAGGTGTCAGGACTGTTCCCCCTGCTTGGGAGGactggaggaagaggcaggtTTTTTTGCGGGAGCAACAAGGCTTGAAGACAGAgctaaagaaacatgaaaaatatgaaaagggaGGCTGTGGGAAGGCAAGTAGGGTCTGCATGCTCACAGATGGGAGTAGGAGATTGAGTATCAGTGCTATTGACACAAGACAAACCTGGGACGTCCCACAAGGCCTTCCAGTCCTGGGATTCTTCTTGGCCTGGCTTCTCTTTGGAGAGTCTGTGCTGTGGTTCTAAGATTCCTGGCTAGAATGTCACAGACTGCTGGATTTAGGATTCTATTCTGGAATCCTGTGATTCTCCCTGATGAGACTAAGACTCACATTCCTGGTGTGACTGCATTCTCTCCTGCCAGGTGTGTAGGCGGAGCTTCCCTTCCTGTCTGAGAAGGAAAGGCTGGGGGGGACGGGGGGGGCATCTGCAGTCTGCTGAGGGGCAGCACATCGGGCCTGTGCACCCTTATCCTCTCCTTTGCCGATGGGACCTTATTTCCcccaacttacaatggttcaaAAGGGCCTGAATCTGAGGCAAACAGAGCTGGCCATGGTCAGGGCCAGGTCTGTGTGGTGAGACAGAAAGGAAACAGTTGTCAGCAGGCAAAAGGGGTGGGGGCAGTTGGAGATGAAGCTCCTCAAGGAGAAGCTGTCAGCTCCCACTCTACACCTCCCCATAAGCCTTTGATTTAAAGAAAGCCTCCATCTGTTAGCCTCCGGTGTGTGGGATAGTTTTGCAGCCGAAGAGGGGTGGGCATTGCTCAGGATCTTGGCATGGCTGAGAACCAGGTCCAGGAAGGAGTGGGAGGGGCAAGGCCAGCTCCTCTGCCCCCAGCTTGCTGTGGGACCTCAGGCCTTGGGCTAGACTTCCTTGGACTGACTGCTaaggcaggagagacagagtcAGAGACCCTCCCTATCCACACCCCACCTCTCCTAGCCAGGGAGCAATGGGTTCACACTGCCTGGATCAGCTATGAGGTCAGGTGGCTGGGAGGCCTGAACCAGGAAGAGCTCTGGGCCATGGGAGGCGGGTGAGCATTTAGAATGAATGCTGACCCTACTGAGCACACAAAGCTGTGAAGAAGGAGCTGGTCCTTCAGAGCACGCTGGGAGTATATGCACTGGTGTGGGGAGGTAGGAGGAGGGGGATGCAACCCCAGAGAAGGTGGCAACTTCTGGAGAAGCAGACACAGCAGAAAAAACACAGATAGAGGGCGATACTGATTAATTTTGGGTTGTCCCTGGTGATCAGGTATGAACTTGGGTCCCCATCACCCTCCCAAGTGGCCCTGGGCATATGTGGTCAGCACCCAGTTAGAAAGACTTGTTTCCTAGTACGTCTTCTCTCATGGTCTCTCATGGATGCACTATACTTCATAGTACCCAAAACACTTCCAAGTTCATAGTGGGCCTCTGTTTCTATAATTTGACTATGTCGAGCATACACTTACTGCATTATACAAATTGGAAAAACTGAGACCAGGAGAGGAGGAACCAGAATCTCTTGTTGCCTAAGAGATTTTCTACTGCTCTTGATGGCTGAGAGCATCCTCTACTGCAATGATGAGGTAAGCCTCTCCTAGACCAGGGGGCCCAGGCAACAGAACTCCCAATAGTGGATTTCAGCTAACATGTCCCTGTTAGCATCATTCTCACTGGCCTCTCCTTTACCTCTTACCCTCTCTCCTCCAGAAGGGTGAGAATAGAGggggtttctttctctctcatgctTCCCTCCAGGCCAGGAGGGCTGGGGGCAGAAGGGCAGAGGCACTGCAGCTGTGGAACAGGAGCAGACAAGGGCATAATATTCAGAGGAACCTACAGTCCATCCTCATACTTCCTGGTCATTGTCCCCATCTTCTGTGCCTCCAGCTGCCCCCATGCCACACCCTATCATATCCACATGTGTGGACACACATACCCATGGCCTGTCCCTCCCCTGTCTCCAGAAGGCTAGCCAGGTCCACACTCCTGCTGATCCCCCTGTTTGGAGTACACTACATCATGTTCGCCTTCTTTCCGGACAATTTTAAGCCTGAAGTGAAGATGGTCTTTGAGCTCGTCGTGGGGTCTTTCCAGGTATGGGCTGTTGACTTAAGGCTGCATTCTTCCCTGGCTTTTAAGGGAATTCAACCTGGAGTCTTGGCCCTTGCCACTGGATTCCAACCTTTTTACTGTAATAAGTATTAGATAAGCACCTACTTTGTGCTTAGCTCTTTCCTTAACCAGGGGAACACAGGGGCTGGAgccaggggtggggcagggctgggggcttcTGGTCTGTCTACCTCACCTCTCCTGTCATCTTCCTTCTCAGGGTTTTGTGGTGGCTATCCTCTACTGCTTCCTCAATGGTGAGGTAAGCCCCTCCCAGTCCTTGGGGCTTAGGCAATGGAACTCCCAGGACCAGGGTCCGGAAACATTGGTGGGATATGTGCAGAGCAAGGACGGGTTAAACCTTGCTGCTCCAAGTATGGTCCTCAAACTAGTAGCACTGGTGTCACCTAGGCCCTTGTTAAAAATGCGCATCTCTGGGaccaccccagacctgctggcttagaatctgcattttaataattattttaaaaaacaaacaaacagctttTTACTAAACCCCAGGGGGATTCCTGTGCACAACAGAGTTTGAGAAACACCTAGTTAAGTGGCTGTGTGCAGTGAGTGGGGAGGGATGAGGGCTTCCAATGAAGGTTGAGTTGCTGTGGAGCTCTGGTTACATTGCACAAAAAACCCACTCAAgtgagctggagacccaggatgGGAAGAATTGGAGTACAGTCACCCCTAGGCAgcatccctccctctccctggacTGTATTCTAGGATCCTCTCTGCCTCTTACCTCCTGCCATTCCAAGGCCTCCTTCTGAACCTGGCCTCAACCCAGTCCCAAGTTTGCACCGCCCGAGGCAGCATAGGGGTCCCTCCATTTTGATTTCCTAAAGAGAATAAGACTGGCTAGTTCAGAACCCTAAGTCCAGGGCAGCCCAATCAGCAGTGGAAGAGGCTCCACAGCAGTGGGCCTGACCACCTTCCCCTCTCCTAGGTGCAGGCGGAGCTGAGGCGGAAGTGGCGGCGCTGGCACCTGCAGGGCGTCCTGGGCTGGAACCCCAAATACCGGCACCCGTCGGGAGGCAGCAACGGCGCCACGTGCAGCACGCAGGTTTCCATGCTGACCCGCGTCAGCCCAGGTGCCCGCCGCTCCTCCAGCTTCCAAGCCGAAGTCTCCCTGGTCTGACCACCAGGATCCCAGGGGCCCAAGGCGGCCCCTCCCGCCCCTTCCCACTCACCCCGGCAGACGCCGGGGACAGAGGCCTGCCCGGGCGCGGCCAGCCCCGGCCCTGGGCTCGGAGGCTGCCCCCGGCCCCCTGGTCTCTGGTCCGGACACTCCTAGAGAACGCAGCCCTAGAGCCTGCCTGGAGCGTTTCTAGCAAGTGAGAGAGATGGGAGCTCCTCTCCTGGAGGATTGCAGGTGGAACTCAGTCATTAGACTCCTCCTCCAAAGGCCCCCTACGCCAATCAAGGGCAAAAAGTCTACATACTTTCATCCTGACTCTGCCCCCTGCTGGCTCTTCTGCCCAATTGGAGGAAAGCAACCGGTGGATCCTCAAACAACACTGGTGTGACCTGAGGGCAGAAAGGTTCTGCCCGGGAAGGTCACCAGCACCAACACCACGGTAGTGCCTGAAATTTCACCATTGCTGTCAAGTTCCTTTGGGTTAAGCATTACCACTCAGGCATTTGACTGAAGATGCAGCTCACTACCCTATTCTCTCTTTACG is drawn from Homo sapiens chromosome 3, GRCh38.p14 Primary Assembly and contains these coding sequences:
- the VIPR1 gene encoding vasoactive intestinal polypeptide receptor 1 isoform X5; the protein is MHLFISFILRAAAVFIKDLALFDSGESDQCSEGSVGCKAAMVFFQYCVMANFFWLLVEGLYLYTLLAVSFFSERKYFWGYILIGWGVPSTFTMVWTIARIHFEDYGCWDTINSSLWWIIKGPILTSILVNFILFICIIRILLQKLRPPDIRKSDSSPYSRLARSTLLLIPLFGVHYIMFAFFPDNFKPEVKMVFELVVGSFQGFVVAILYCFLNGEVQAELRRKWRRWHLQGVLGWNPKYRHPSGGSNGATCSTQVSMLTRVSPGARRSSSFQAEVSLV
- the VIPR1 gene encoding vasoactive intestinal polypeptide receptor 1 isoform 3 (isoform 3 is encoded by transcript variant 3), with translation MTRQRVWMRWAVRQPWSFSNIVSWLTSSGCWWRASTCTPCLPSPSSLSGSTSGGVPSTFTMVWTIARIHFEDYGCWDTINSSLWWIIKGPILTSILVNFILFICIIRILLQKLRPPDIRKSDSSPYSRLARSTLLLIPLFGVHYIMFAFFPDNFKPEVKMVFELVVGSFQGFVVAILYCFLNGEVQAELRRKWRRWHLQGVLGWNPKYRHPSGGSNGATCSTQVSMLTRVSPGARRSSSFQAEVSLV